One Curtobacterium sp. BH-2-1-1 genomic region harbors:
- the ruvX gene encoding Holliday junction resolvase RuvX: MVAIRSGRRLGVDVGRARIGVAVCDRDGLLATPVETVARHDATDVRRILEIAEEYDVLEIVVGLPLSMSGGDTPSTADAREFAGRLAEQRPVRLVDERLSTVTAQRGLHQAGKNTKKSRAVIDQAAAVIILQHALDHERAASAPPGATLP, encoded by the coding sequence ATCGTGGCGATCCGTTCCGGGCGCCGGCTCGGCGTCGACGTCGGCCGCGCCCGGATCGGGGTCGCCGTGTGCGACCGTGACGGGCTCCTCGCGACGCCCGTCGAGACCGTCGCCCGGCACGACGCCACGGACGTCCGGCGGATCCTCGAGATCGCGGAGGAGTACGACGTCCTCGAGATCGTCGTCGGGCTGCCGCTCTCGATGTCGGGCGGGGACACCCCGTCCACGGCGGACGCCCGGGAGTTCGCCGGGCGCCTGGCGGAACAACGTCCGGTGCGTCTGGTCGACGAACGACTCTCGACCGTGACGGCCCAGCGCGGCCTGCACCAGGCCGGCAAGAACACGAAGAAGTCCCGCGCCGTGATCGACCAAGCGGCCGCTGTTATCATTCTGCAACACGCGCTCGACCACGAGCGTGCGGCCAGTGCCCCACCCGGGGCCACGCTCCCCTGA
- the efp gene encoding elongation factor P, giving the protein MASTTDIKNGAVLIIDGQLWSVVEFQHVKPGKGGAFVRTKLKNVVSGKVVDRTFNAGAKIDTATVDRRDYQFLYEDGDSYVFMDTDTYDQIPVSATVVGDAKNYLLESAMVTIAMNEGNPLYVELPTSIVTEVETEPGLQGDRSSGGTKDATIIATGHRIQVPLYLESGTTVKIDTRDGSFLGRVNS; this is encoded by the coding sequence ATGGCCAGTACCACTGACATCAAGAACGGCGCCGTTCTCATCATCGACGGGCAGCTCTGGTCGGTCGTCGAGTTCCAGCACGTCAAGCCAGGCAAGGGCGGCGCGTTCGTCCGCACCAAGCTGAAGAACGTCGTGTCGGGCAAGGTCGTCGACCGCACCTTCAACGCGGGCGCGAAGATCGACACCGCGACGGTCGACCGCCGTGACTACCAGTTCCTCTACGAGGACGGCGACTCCTACGTGTTCATGGACACCGACACCTACGACCAGATCCCGGTCTCGGCGACGGTCGTCGGCGACGCGAAGAACTACCTGCTCGAGTCCGCGATGGTCACCATCGCGATGAACGAGGGCAACCCGCTCTACGTCGAGCTCCCGACGTCGATCGTGACCGAGGTCGAGACCGAGCCCGGCCTGCAGGGCGACCGCTCGTCCGGTGGCACGAAGGACGCGACGATCATCGCGACCGGCCACCGCATCCAGGTCCCGCTCTACCTCGAGAGCGGCACCACGGTGAAGATCGACACGCGCGACGGCAGCTTCCTCGGCCGCGTCAACTCCTAG
- the mltG gene encoding endolytic transglycosylase MltG — MADDLDWNAIIAPGNDAERRKTTSDRAETPDARGDAGETTGARNGAPDATGRPMSRREARAAEAARARSEAGPADASPATTDAAGSSTDRPDPGRADDDRRAAAADAPVASSPDELHPDVHALLTGELHVDDDARAAARGGDAGAATAAGAGAGAGGPDKPGNGPGGAGDGGRGGRGGRGGASRSPRGPREPRPKRRRGPLIAGIVIVAVVLAVGVSAYSFAAPKVQQLVAAISGSQEPDDYSGDGTSKVTITIKQGDIGENVAATLQRSGVVKDSKVFYKLLLASPDVQFQPGSYALKKKMSSKAALAALQDKDNRVQASIVIPEGTALKDIEAGMVSKAGLSAAEVSAAAKDLSAYDLPANTTTLEGWLFPATYPINPGWSATEYFKSMVDTMKEHLSAAGVAEADQERVIVFASLVQKEAGLAADYPKVARVFQNRLDIDMPLQSDATVAYGTGNTHRVTTTDAERKDASNKYNTYVHDGLPPAPISNPGDIAIKAVTNMAQGKWLYFVTVNLETGETVFSDTYAQHLVAVDQFQAWLRAHPDYQ, encoded by the coding sequence TTGGCAGACGACCTGGACTGGAACGCGATCATCGCGCCCGGCAACGACGCCGAGCGGCGGAAGACGACTTCCGACCGTGCGGAGACCCCCGACGCACGCGGTGACGCGGGCGAGACCACCGGTGCGCGGAACGGTGCCCCGGACGCGACCGGTCGACCCATGTCCCGCCGCGAAGCACGCGCCGCCGAAGCCGCGCGGGCACGCTCCGAAGCGGGCCCCGCGGACGCGAGCCCGGCCACCACCGACGCGGCCGGGTCGAGCACCGACCGTCCCGACCCCGGCCGAGCCGACGACGACCGTCGCGCCGCCGCGGCGGACGCCCCGGTGGCGTCGTCACCCGACGAGCTGCACCCGGACGTGCACGCGCTCCTCACCGGCGAACTCCACGTCGACGACGACGCGCGTGCCGCGGCACGCGGCGGTGACGCCGGCGCGGCCACGGCCGCCGGCGCGGGTGCCGGCGCAGGTGGTCCCGACAAGCCCGGCAACGGCCCCGGAGGCGCGGGAGACGGTGGACGCGGCGGTCGCGGTGGACGTGGGGGCGCCTCCAGGTCGCCACGCGGCCCGCGTGAGCCGCGTCCGAAGCGTCGTCGCGGCCCGCTCATCGCGGGCATCGTCATCGTCGCGGTGGTCCTCGCGGTCGGGGTGTCCGCGTACTCCTTCGCGGCCCCCAAGGTCCAGCAGCTCGTCGCCGCCATCAGCGGTTCGCAGGAGCCCGACGACTACTCCGGCGACGGCACCAGCAAGGTGACGATCACCATCAAGCAGGGCGACATCGGCGAGAACGTCGCCGCGACCCTGCAGCGCAGCGGTGTCGTGAAGGACTCGAAGGTCTTCTACAAGCTCCTGCTCGCCTCGCCGGACGTCCAGTTCCAGCCGGGGTCGTACGCGCTCAAGAAGAAGATGAGCTCGAAGGCGGCCCTCGCGGCGCTGCAGGACAAGGACAACCGCGTCCAGGCCTCCATCGTGATCCCCGAGGGCACGGCGCTCAAGGACATCGAGGCCGGCATGGTCTCGAAGGCGGGACTCTCCGCCGCCGAGGTCTCCGCCGCGGCGAAGGACCTCTCCGCGTACGACCTGCCGGCGAACACGACCACGCTCGAGGGCTGGCTGTTCCCGGCGACCTACCCGATCAACCCGGGGTGGAGCGCGACGGAGTACTTCAAGTCGATGGTCGACACGATGAAGGAGCACCTCTCGGCGGCAGGTGTGGCCGAGGCCGACCAGGAGCGCGTGATCGTCTTCGCCTCGCTCGTGCAGAAGGAGGCCGGCCTCGCCGCCGACTACCCGAAGGTCGCGCGGGTGTTCCAGAACCGGCTCGACATCGACATGCCGCTGCAGTCCGACGCGACGGTCGCCTACGGCACCGGCAACACCCACCGGGTGACGACGACCGACGCCGAGCGCAAGGACGCGTCGAACAAGTACAACACCTACGTGCACGACGGCCTGCCGCCGGCACCGATCTCGAACCCCGGCGACATCGCGATCAAGGCCGTCACGAACATGGCGCAGGGGAAGTGGCTGTACTTCGTGACGGTGAACCTCGAGACCGGCGAGACGGTGTTCTCCGACACGTACGCGCAGCACCTCGTCGCCGTCGACCAGTTCCAGGCGTGGCTCCGGGCGCACCCCGACTACCAGTAG
- the nusB gene encoding transcription antitermination factor NusB: MSARSKARKRALDMLYVAEVRELPIADVLATETVRHLDQPERASSWDYARQIVTGVDEARHEIDAVIVEHAQGWSIARMPVLDRCILRMGVWELRFNPEVPDAVAIAEAVELAQSLSTEESAGFVNGVLGAVAGGRAPGEKSSGAPSGRTVAEDQESR, from the coding sequence ATGAGTGCTCGTTCGAAGGCCCGCAAGCGCGCCCTCGACATGCTGTACGTGGCCGAGGTGCGTGAGCTCCCGATCGCGGACGTCCTCGCGACCGAGACCGTCCGGCACCTCGACCAGCCGGAGCGTGCCTCCAGCTGGGACTACGCCCGCCAGATCGTCACGGGTGTCGACGAGGCCCGCCACGAGATCGACGCCGTGATCGTCGAGCACGCCCAGGGCTGGTCGATCGCCCGCATGCCGGTGCTCGACCGCTGCATCCTGCGCATGGGCGTCTGGGAGCTCCGGTTCAACCCCGAGGTCCCCGACGCGGTCGCGATCGCCGAGGCGGTCGAGCTGGCCCAGTCGCTCTCGACGGAGGAGTCCGCCGGGTTCGTCAACGGTGTGCTCGGGGCCGTCGCCGGCGGCCGCGCGCCGGGCGAGAAGTCGAGCGGTGCACCGTCCGGTCGGACGGTCGCAGAGGACCAGGAGTCCCGGTAG
- the aroB gene encoding 3-dehydroquinate synthase, with protein MTDPTQSVLPEGTTEIRVGGADGYVVAVGNGLLGSVPALLGPRVAKVLIVHAPTLGARANALRDLLVDAGLEALIAEVPDAEGAKRVEVAAFCWQIMGQSDFTRTDAVIGLGGGAVTDLAGFVAATWLRGVPYVAIPTSVLGMVDASVGGKTGINTNEGKNLVGAFSPPRAVVADIDLVATLPRNEILTGFAEIVKAGFIAVPEILDIIEADVDRVTDPTTPEFRRVVELAIELKAQVVSDDFTEQGRREILNYGHTLGHAIEHAERYQWRHGAAVAVGMVFAAELARLTGHLDDATVDRHRAILESLELPTTYGVGRWEGLLATMRRDKKARAGMLRFIILDGVGKPVTLEGPEDHLLFTAYQEVGV; from the coding sequence GTGACCGACCCGACCCAGTCCGTCCTCCCCGAGGGCACCACCGAGATCCGCGTCGGCGGCGCGGACGGCTACGTCGTGGCCGTCGGCAACGGCCTGCTCGGCTCGGTGCCGGCGCTCCTCGGCCCCCGTGTCGCCAAGGTCCTGATCGTGCACGCCCCGACGCTCGGCGCCCGGGCGAACGCGCTGCGCGACCTGCTCGTCGACGCCGGCCTCGAGGCCCTCATCGCCGAGGTCCCGGACGCCGAGGGCGCCAAGCGCGTCGAGGTCGCCGCGTTCTGCTGGCAGATCATGGGGCAGTCCGACTTCACCCGCACCGACGCCGTCATCGGCCTCGGCGGCGGTGCCGTGACCGACCTCGCCGGGTTCGTCGCGGCGACCTGGCTGCGCGGGGTGCCGTACGTCGCGATCCCCACGAGCGTCCTCGGCATGGTGGACGCGAGCGTCGGCGGCAAGACCGGCATCAACACCAACGAGGGCAAGAACCTCGTCGGCGCCTTCTCCCCGCCCCGCGCGGTCGTCGCCGACATCGACCTCGTCGCCACGCTGCCCCGCAACGAGATCCTCACGGGCTTCGCCGAGATCGTGAAGGCCGGCTTCATCGCCGTCCCGGAGATCCTCGACATCATCGAGGCCGACGTCGACCGCGTCACCGACCCGACGACGCCGGAGTTCCGCCGCGTCGTCGAGCTCGCGATCGAACTCAAGGCGCAGGTCGTCTCGGACGACTTCACCGAGCAGGGCCGCCGCGAGATCCTGAACTACGGGCACACCCTCGGGCACGCCATCGAGCACGCCGAGCGGTACCAGTGGCGACACGGAGCGGCCGTCGCGGTCGGCATGGTCTTCGCCGCCGAGCTCGCGCGCCTCACCGGACACCTCGACGACGCCACGGTGGACCGGCACCGCGCGATCCTCGAGTCGCTCGAGCTGCCCACGACCTACGGCGTCGGCCGCTGGGAGGGTCTCCTCGCCACGATGCGTCGTGACAAGAAGGCCCGCGCCGGCATGCTCCGGTTCATCATCCTCGACGGTGTCGGCAAGCCGGTCACGCTCGAGGGACCCGAGGACCACCTGCTCTTCACCGCCTACCAGGAGGTCGGGGTCTAG
- a CDS encoding shikimate kinase: MGAGKSSVGKRVAKALGVPFTDTDRVIVREHGPIPGIFADRGEAAFRALEAAAVRAALSTGGVIAVGGGAVTHVATREAMAGARIVLLTVSPEAVADRIAGSDRPLLANGGIDAWQTIMDARAATYAELAHAVFDTSRRPMSRVVDDVVAWLRDGTPPVRTGAPTSEGTV; encoded by the coding sequence ATGGGCGCCGGCAAGTCCAGCGTCGGCAAGCGCGTGGCGAAGGCGCTGGGCGTCCCGTTCACCGACACCGACCGGGTGATCGTCCGCGAGCACGGTCCGATCCCCGGGATATTCGCGGACCGTGGCGAGGCCGCCTTCCGTGCACTCGAGGCGGCAGCCGTCCGGGCAGCGCTGTCGACCGGGGGCGTCATCGCCGTCGGTGGCGGGGCCGTCACCCACGTCGCCACGCGCGAGGCCATGGCCGGAGCGCGCATCGTCCTGCTGACCGTCTCGCCCGAGGCCGTCGCCGACCGGATCGCCGGCAGCGACCGCCCGCTCCTGGCGAACGGCGGCATCGACGCGTGGCAGACGATCATGGACGCGCGAGCGGCGACGTACGCCGAGCTCGCGCACGCGGTGTTCGACACCTCGCGCCGGCCGATGTCGCGCGTCGTCGACGACGTCGTCGCGTGGCTGCGCGACGGAACCCCTCCGGTCCGCACCGGTGCACCCACGAGCGAAGGAACAGTGTGA
- a CDS encoding AarF/ABC1/UbiB kinase family protein, with translation MPTPPRLSDLSTPDATDPGSVRSRARRFTELLSIARRHGLVPFRRLDFSHDPANSDLRRSQAEHLRRALEEAGGGFVKMGQLLSTRDDLLPEEWTEGLAHLQRNVSPAPADEVAALLERELGAPVDEVFAAFDPVPVAAASIAQVHRARLADGTSVAVKVQRPGIDQAVRRDVDIALRVVRFMARWSVEARQVGVQDVAQQYADDLVRQVDFSSELRNLEALRAAQRRSARPDEVRFPDPYPELSGRRVLVMEFLEGDTLSAIRAERSDRDLDQPMRSILRAFLRQVVFDGVYHGDLHPGNVLLLPDGRPALIDFGSVGRLDPGLRDIVQELLAAYIQDDTSRIADAVLRMAPVRDAQDEPDLRRDIARFVADELGPGARIGVETVDDAVAVFGRYRLKAPPDFVAAARALAIFEGTLRTLAPSFDLLEESRGLASEQIRDQLRPGKLRDVAVRELFGAVTAARRLPRRVDRIGEAIETGKLSVNIRLFADRRDRRTLNGVVRRVLLVLLGAGAGILSIVYLALPARPTAVISTGVAGALLGGAAVALLAWAAVDAIRARRRE, from the coding sequence GTGCCCACCCCGCCACGCCTGAGCGACCTGTCCACACCGGACGCGACCGACCCCGGGTCCGTCCGGTCCCGTGCCCGCCGGTTCACCGAGCTGCTGTCGATCGCACGCCGGCACGGCCTCGTCCCGTTCCGGCGCCTGGACTTCTCGCACGACCCGGCGAACTCGGACCTCCGCCGCAGCCAGGCCGAGCACCTGCGCCGTGCACTCGAGGAGGCCGGCGGCGGGTTCGTGAAGATGGGCCAGCTCCTCTCCACCCGCGACGACCTGCTCCCCGAGGAGTGGACCGAGGGGCTCGCGCACCTGCAGCGGAACGTGTCCCCGGCACCCGCGGACGAGGTCGCAGCGCTGCTCGAACGCGAACTCGGCGCGCCCGTGGACGAGGTCTTCGCGGCCTTCGACCCGGTCCCGGTGGCCGCGGCGTCGATCGCACAGGTCCACCGAGCCCGCCTCGCCGACGGCACGAGCGTCGCCGTCAAGGTGCAGCGGCCCGGCATCGACCAGGCCGTGCGGCGCGACGTCGACATCGCCCTCCGCGTCGTGCGGTTCATGGCGCGCTGGTCCGTCGAGGCCCGTCAGGTCGGCGTGCAGGACGTGGCCCAGCAGTACGCCGACGACCTCGTGCGGCAGGTCGACTTCAGCTCGGAGCTCCGGAACCTCGAGGCACTGCGGGCTGCGCAGCGCCGGAGCGCACGCCCCGACGAGGTGCGCTTCCCGGACCCGTACCCGGAGCTCTCCGGTCGGCGCGTGCTCGTGATGGAGTTCCTCGAGGGGGACACCCTCAGCGCGATCCGGGCCGAGCGCAGCGACCGCGACCTCGACCAGCCGATGCGGTCGATCCTCCGGGCGTTCCTCCGGCAGGTCGTCTTCGACGGGGTGTACCACGGTGACCTCCACCCCGGGAACGTCCTGCTGCTGCCGGACGGCCGGCCGGCGCTCATCGACTTCGGCTCGGTGGGCAGGCTCGACCCCGGCCTCCGGGACATCGTGCAGGAGCTGCTCGCCGCGTACATCCAGGACGACACCTCGCGGATCGCCGACGCGGTGCTCCGGATGGCACCGGTCCGGGACGCCCAGGACGAACCCGACCTCCGCCGGGACATCGCGCGCTTCGTCGCGGACGAGCTCGGTCCGGGTGCCCGGATCGGCGTCGAGACGGTGGACGACGCCGTCGCGGTGTTCGGGCGGTACCGGCTGAAGGCGCCGCCGGACTTCGTCGCCGCCGCGCGCGCCCTGGCGATCTTCGAGGGGACGCTGCGCACGCTCGCCCCCTCGTTCGACCTGCTCGAGGAGTCACGAGGACTCGCCTCGGAGCAGATCCGCGACCAGCTGCGACCGGGCAAGCTCCGGGACGTGGCGGTGCGCGAGCTGTTCGGCGCGGTGACGGCCGCACGCCGGCTGCCGCGCCGGGTGGACCGCATCGGCGAGGCGATCGAGACCGGCAAGCTGTCGGTCAACATCCGGCTGTTCGCGGACCGGCGGGACCGACGGACGCTGAACGGGGTGGTCCGGCGGGTGCTGCTCGTGCTGCTCGGCGCCGGGGCCGGCATCCTGTCGATCGTGTACCTCGCGCTGCCGGCCCGGCCGACGGCGGTCATCTCGACCGGGGTGGCCGGAGCGTTGCTCGGGGGAGCGGCGGTGGCGCTGCTCGCCTGGGCAGCGGTCGACGCGATCCGCGCGCGACGACGAGAGTGA
- the aroC gene encoding chorismate synthase, giving the protein MLRWLTAGESHGPELIAMLEGLPAGVPVSFESIRTDLARRKLGYGRGSRMKFEQDELHVSGGVRHGYSLGSPIAIRIGNTEWPKWVEVMNPEPVEQTDLSRGRSAPLTRPRPGHADLVGMQKYGFDEARPILERASARETAARVALGAVAKSFLAELGIRSVAHTLQVGTVRVPDGTALPLPDDVDRLDDDQLRCFDAETSARMVTEVEAAKKDGDTLGGVVEVLFYGVPPGLGSHVQWDRRLDARLAAAIMGIQAIKGVEVGDGFATAARRGSEAHDELFREDGEIYRTSDRAGGTEGGMSTGTVLRVRAGMKPIATVPHALHTIDVATGEDASAHHQRSDVCAVPAAGVVAEAMVALVLADAVLEKFGGDNVVETKRNLDAYLASIPETLRTRSTEAAEHSTAW; this is encoded by the coding sequence ATGCTTCGTTGGTTGACTGCTGGTGAGTCCCACGGACCCGAACTGATCGCGATGCTCGAGGGCCTGCCCGCGGGTGTCCCGGTGTCGTTCGAGTCCATCCGTACCGATCTCGCGCGACGCAAGCTCGGCTACGGCCGCGGCTCCCGCATGAAGTTCGAGCAGGACGAACTGCACGTCTCCGGCGGCGTCCGGCACGGCTACTCCCTCGGCAGCCCGATCGCGATCCGCATCGGCAACACCGAGTGGCCGAAGTGGGTCGAGGTCATGAACCCCGAGCCCGTCGAGCAGACCGACCTCTCCCGTGGTCGGAGCGCCCCGCTCACCCGCCCGCGTCCCGGCCACGCCGACCTCGTCGGCATGCAGAAGTACGGCTTCGACGAGGCCCGCCCGATCCTCGAACGCGCGAGCGCTCGCGAGACCGCGGCCCGGGTCGCGCTCGGCGCCGTCGCGAAGTCCTTCCTGGCCGAGCTCGGCATCCGATCGGTCGCGCACACGCTGCAGGTCGGCACGGTCCGGGTCCCGGACGGCACCGCGCTGCCCCTGCCGGACGACGTCGACCGCCTCGACGACGACCAGCTGCGGTGCTTCGACGCCGAGACCTCCGCCCGCATGGTGACCGAGGTCGAAGCCGCGAAGAAGGACGGCGACACCCTCGGCGGCGTCGTCGAGGTGCTGTTCTACGGCGTCCCGCCCGGACTCGGATCGCACGTGCAGTGGGACCGCCGGCTCGACGCCCGTCTCGCCGCGGCGATCATGGGCATCCAGGCGATCAAGGGCGTCGAGGTCGGCGACGGCTTCGCGACCGCTGCCCGCCGCGGATCCGAGGCGCACGACGAGCTCTTCCGCGAAGACGGCGAGATCTACCGCACGTCCGACCGCGCCGGCGGCACCGAGGGTGGCATGTCCACGGGCACCGTGCTGCGCGTCCGCGCCGGCATGAAGCCGATCGCGACCGTCCCGCACGCGCTGCACACCATCGACGTCGCCACGGGTGAGGACGCCTCGGCGCACCACCAGCGCTCCGACGTCTGTGCCGTGCCGGCTGCCGGTGTCGTGGCCGAGGCCATGGTCGCGCTCGTCCTCGCCGACGCCGTGCTCGAGAAGTTCGGTGGCGACAACGTCGTCGAGACGAAGCGGAACCTCGACGCGTACCTCGCGTCGATCCCGGAGACGCTGCGCACCCGCAGCACCGAGGCCGCCGAGCACTCCACGGCCTGGTGA